Part of the Drosophila kikkawai strain 14028-0561.14 chromosome 3L, DkikHiC1v2, whole genome shotgun sequence genome is shown below.
CACAGGGGCAGGCAAGGCGGTGGGCACTAAAAGCGGGCTTAGGGGTTGCGGGTTAATTCGGTCTCAAACTACTAGTTACCATTGttctttgaataatttaaatcaagaGATTTTATAAGCATATTTCTGAAATCTGGTCTATCTATAAAATTTCTATGCTTATTTTAAGGGTCTAAACTttctcatatttttaaaagattccCTTTTCTAAAGGATTTCATTGGCAGCGATTAAACAATTATATAGTTCAAGCTTCAGTTGTATTTCTTTCTAGAAGAAGACTtgaacttttttaaaaaataaaagcacctgtttcataaattaatattattataaattcgagaaaattttaaaatttctaaacCGCTAAATCTTTAGTCACACTCGTCTTTAAAGCCAACTATTTCTTTTCTTGGCTAAATCAAATCATCTTTTAGTTAAAAAGAATTCTTTGAAATTCTAGAAAAAGCCCCCTCTAGGTTGATCTACAGCCAAAGTCGCTTGCAGGACGATTAGTCAATTAGGAGAGAGAACGCAGCAGTTACAGAATCAACGCAACGGTTTACGAATGCACAAAAGCCAAGGCAAGGAGGACTCGCTTCAATCTTACTCTCGCCTTGCGCGCAAACTGGCGCTTCAGTTTGCTGACAGCCTCGATCAGGCGGACAAAGTCTTCCACTTGCTCCCGCGTATTGTCCGCCGCCGTCAGGTCCGGGAAGACATCGCAGTGCTGGCAGCTGGCTATCTTGCTCACAATGGTCTCCTTGGGCAGCAGGTACATGCGATAGCGCCAGTACTTCAGGCTCTACAATACGCAAAGGTTACTCAAAATGCCCGTATAAGCCGCCGAGTTTGCCTACCTCCATTAGGGGATAATCCACATCGCCACGCGTGCAGATATACAGATCCATGTGATTCCAGTTAAAGTTTTCCAGTTTCTCGGTGGTGAAGTTCACGCCGGAGATCTCGTAGGTCTCGTGCTGCGGGGCATGGAAGCGGTACCGGTAGTCCACATTTATCGGAGGATACGGATGTCTGAAAAGCGATTATTTTCCTTCCTCAAAGGACTTCTAAAATGGCACTCACCTTGGCCTGTAGCCGGTGACCGTGATCACCGAACCGCTCAGCGAGATCTTGTGAAAGATGCGACCAATGGAGAGCAGGTACTCCTTCTTGGACTCACAGGGCGGCTTCAGTGGCAGCACAGCGGATCCCGAGGAGCAGCCGCCGAGCACCGACAGCGGTTTCTCGTCAACCACAATTAGCTGAAAGCCCTGGGCGAGGCGCTGCGACACGATCTCCTTACACACCTCCTCCGTGGACAGGGGCTTCCGGTAGACGGCTCTGCTCTGCGCATACTCGTGGTTTACATCGTCCGGCAGGAGCGTGTAGTCGGAGATTACGTAGTCGTTGTTCAGCGACCGCTTGTCGGGAAAGTAGTCCGTGGTGATGGGCAGGCAGGCGGGAATGGTAAGCGACTTCCAGTCGACGCCTGCAAACGGAGCCACCAGGAGATTAGCAAGGGTAATGCTCGGCGGGATCGCGAGGATCAGAGCAAAGAGAAAGCCAACGCCGGTGGTACAGGTGTGTATAAATCAAAATCGTTCAAGCTCAGAAAGACTACTAAGGAAATCATAACCAAGGGGGAGCAGACGGACTCCGGTCCGTGAACGAGAGCTGTCACCAACGGATAGGGTTAGCGTGTGTGTGGGAGGAGGGGGCGTGCGCAAAATACGGAACAGAGGTGGCGTGTGGGCGAAGCATGCTAGCTTAGCGCTACGGAACTACACAACGGCAACATGCTGCACATGCTCTAGTGGGCGACATGCTCCATAACCATCTCCATGAGTACCACCACCCCCGATGGatgggtgtgtgtgagtggtCTATGCAAGTGTGGTGCTTGGTTTCAGGTGGCTACAACTACGGATTATTCTACAATTAATTGCTATAATTAATGGGTAAACTACATGCATTGGGTGTTGTGGCTGGGTGCAGGCAGGGTTTCTTCAGGAGATTAAGCGGGTGTGGTGAGTGATTGGCAAGCCAGGGTAATCTACAGACCGGGACGAGGGCCATCCCATAAGCAAATACGGCAATGCTACTAGAATACCTGCAATTTTCCAATGATTTCATCTTAATGACAAACGGGAACGGGAATTAGTGTAATTTCCTATCTCAAAATTTCCTTCATTTCTCAGAAAAACTTCCAAAATGTGGCTACAAGGACTCGCCTGCTAATGCTAATCAAGATTTATAGGGTTGCAAATGACTCCTGTAGtgactaaaatcataaattctACGAGAAGATCGgaaatatttgatttctttaaataGATATTAATCCATATTTTTTAGGAGAATTTTTTTGATAAATCAAAGTTTAAGAaaatcataactaagtcaaaaaatctgacgctgatcaagaatatttatGGTTTAAAGGGTGGGAAATGACTCGGTTAGTGCATAACAAACTTCTGATGAAATTGGAATACCCTGCGagggaataaaaaaaaggaatttcaGTAACTGAGAGTTTTAATACCCTGCAGCAACTGCGCATTCTTAAGATCgcaaaaaagtttaattttatgagTGAAAGAAAAAGAGTTCCCAAATACCATAACATGACTTGTTTGTTTACTAAATAACTTCTCCTAAACCCCCATTTCTATTCTGGGTAAAAGCAATAACTAAGCACAGCGGCAGCCACACTACGTCTACATCCGCCCAAAGCTAGCTACTGATATTAAAAGATACAAATAGTTCAAGCCTTCTAATCGTGTTTGGTGTGTGGTGGTGGCGTGTGTgtggtttttgtgtgtgcttcGGATGCATTGCTAATGCTTTTTGTACAGAGTGTGTCTAGAGAGTGgtggaatttgtattttttgtccAAACCTATGATGATCTTTCCTCTTCCGCCGCCGCAACCGACACCCGCCTCCGGGTCGGCGGGCGGATCCAGGCCACCCAGAAGGTGATGATGGTGCTCGCCCTCGACGATCGGCCTCAGATGCTGGACTAAACGATCGATGGGATTCGATGATGGTTGAATGATGGTTGCAAATTTCGGTTCGTTCGGTTAGGTGGTCCGATTGGGTTCATTCGTTCGTGGATTGTGGGTGTTGTGGGGGGAATAATAATGTGAATCATACGAAAGTTAGATTAGACTTGATATTCGATTCAGTTGCGACGTGGGTGGGTGGGTTTCTTGGTTTCTAGTTAGGGATGAGCTACTTCGGATGCATTAATATTAATCCCCTAATCCCCGGGGCTGCGGGCGGGCGGTTAGTGTGGCGGTTAGGTGGCCTTTGTCTGCACCAAAAGCTCTGGCGGATCTCCACCACGAAGGCAATGCCGCTGCCCAGCAGTCCGCACAGAAACAGACTGAAGGCAGGCGCCAGCATGTTGAGGGCCAACGGACGGAGCCTCAACTTCTCCTCCATCTCCGCCAGCGTGGAGAAATCCTTAAGGTAGCCCATGCGATGGGCCCGCCGGTAGCAGGTCTCCATCCAGCGATCTGCCAGTCCGCCCTGCTGCACGTGCAGCAGGAAGCGATGCAGGGCGTCCTTGAAGTGCGAGTCCACCCGCAGCTGGTACTGAAAGGGATACGTGCCGTGGCACAGCCGCGAAAAGAAGAAGCGTTTCTTGCGCAGAAAGCGCTGCTGCAGGTTGAAGAACTCCCAGCGTATCCGGCTAATCGGATATATGTACTTCATATCCAGCGAGATTCGCTTTGCGTCAAAGTGCTCCAGATCCGTGAAGGTGAACTTGGCGGCGAACTGCTCACCATGTCCCAGGGAGCCCACGATGGCGTCCGCATCGGAAGGCAGCACCAGGATGCGGTAGGGCAGCCGGAACAGCTCCTCCAGGCTCCCGGCATTCGGACGGGTAAGAGTTACGGCCAGAAAGGAGGTGAGCTTGGTGCTGTACGACTGGCACAGGATGAATATCCCGAAGACGATAATCAGGCCGCAAAAAGCGCGTCCCGGCTTGCGCTTCCGGTATCCAGCCTTCCCTGCTCCCGGTACTCCGAGTATCTTCCAGAGGTGCGAGTCCGGCATCACGCGACGCACAAAGAGGAAGTGCACCAGCAGCAGGGTGAGCAGCAGGCACAGCCAGAGCGTCAAGGTGAAGGGCAGGAAGACATACAGGCTGCGCGAAATGTCGTTGTCCAGGGGGATCATGAAACAGCGCGGCGCCACCTGGGCGGGATACGAATAGTCCACCTGGCTGTTCGGATGCAGAGTGTCGTACAGGTGCGGGCTCATCTCCACCGTCCCCTGGACAATAAGTTGCGTGAGCGTGGCCATGTTCAACAACTGGGAACCGTTCACCACGAGAGGGAATAGCTCCAGCGACACATTTAGGTGCGCCATCAGATGGTTGACCAAGATCCCTCCCACTCCGTCCAGCTGCCAAGCGTCCGACTGGTGGCGATCCCTGTACCAAAACGTGTTCGGCACATCCTGCTGCACGGGCAGGCGCAGCCGATAGCCCCTGAAGTCCCGTCGATTGGGCAGGGGAAAAAGATGATGAGGATCATATGTGGACAGCCTACGCATGCGAATCACCCGAATGGAGGGATATGGGTCCATTTGGTAAAACTTTCGCttggccaccaccaccagggCAGAGCGGAACTGCAGCTTCCAAAGCAGTTCGAAAAAGTGCGCCACTCGCGATGGCGACTCCCGGCTCTTAAGCATGAACAGGGTCTTGGAGTAGCGCCTGCCTCGAGCTCGGCGCGCCTGCAACTCAATTACCGCATCCTTGGTATCCCTCGCAAAGACCACGTACAGCGATTCCTCATCCTGCAGCCGGCTAAACCGCAAAGGGGTCGCCGCCTCATCCGTAGCCGTCATCTGCGGCAGCAGGTAGAagtggttgctgctgttgtctCGTAGCTGGCGATGCAGTTCATCAAGATAGCTGGAAGTGACCGACTCCAGGCTGTTCACAATGGAGATGGCATGCAGGCGGTGCACTCGCCCGATCCTGTCCAAAAAATTAGCCAGGTGCGAGGGCTGCACAAAGTTTTCGCTGGCGAAGGAGCTTCGCTCTCCCCAAAGGAGCAGAAGTAGAAGTAACCGAAGGAACATTTTCAGGTGGACAAGCAGAATCAGACTGACTGTGACGATGGTGCCTTGTCAGGGGCATCGCCGCGATAGCATCTTTAAAACACTAAACCCCCTACTTTAAGCGCGACACTTACCCGTAGTAATTGCTGGCGTCCACTCCTGCTCCCCGGTGGCTCCCCAGAGATACGACTTGGCCTGGGTGGCCGTCAGGTTGGGCACGTTGGCGGGAAGGGCGTTAATCAGCGAGTTTTGTCGCCGCTTAAAGACTATTCAGGGAAACGGAAACGGGAAGAGGAGGCAGGATGAGTACTCCCGTCTGGATTGGCTCTCATAATAACTCACTGTCGATTTTCTCGTCGCCCATCACAAAGCTGTGCGTAGAGGCGGACTTGCTTAGTAGCGAGTGAGTGGACACCCGGTCGTATTGCTCCGCGCTCTCGCATCCATAATCCTCCTgctcgttgttgttgttgccgccagTCTGGCCGTTGTTGTAAATCTGCTGCAGCGGCCTCGGCTGACCCGTTGCTGGCGTTATCTTCGCTGGCACAGCCTGGTAATGATGCTGCTGAATGAGCACGCCCGTTGGGCCCTTGGGAAAGATGTGCGTCCAACGGCGGCGATTTGAGGTCAACTTGATGGTCACTTGCGAGGGATCAAAGGGATTGATTAGGGCGCGACCGGGACGCACTATGGGTGCAATGCTGACGATCGTCCTCCGTGAGTTCTTCTCCGAGGCCAGTGACTCCGAGAGATTGGTCGTGtccggctgctgctgggagTGGATAAGGTTCGACTAGGAGGAAGCTTGAAACAAGAAGGACTTACCAAGGCCGCCAGCATGGCAGAGGTGCCGTGATGAATATCCGGATCGGACATCTTTCGCCGCATGGCCGGTATCTGGGTGGGCGTGAGATTCTCCCAGTCGTTGTTCCGGTAGGCGTAGGTCTCCAGACTAGGCACCGACGTCTTCTTAGCCCGCACCACGCGCTGCAGAGAGCTGGGAAAGCGAGAGAGAGTTCTTGTTAGGTCAAGAAGGAAGGAAACATCTCGAGTCCCATGCCCACCAAGTGCTTTGAGCTGGCAAGGGTTGAAAGATCTGCTCGTCGTACGCATCGTAGTCGAAGAGCGAGTTGTGCTTGTACTCTGACTGATTGCAGCTGAGGAAGTGTCGCTCGTTCTCCTCGCCCTCATCCCCCACACCCTCGCCGACTCCGGCGTCGTGCAGCGTCTGCTGGGAGCCAAACAGCGGCAGCTTGATCCGCGGTATGAAGCTGGAGTAGGCGATCTTCTTGTTCGTGGAGTAGAAGCTCAGGTTTATCCAGTGCGGCAGGGAGTAGTCATCCGCTGAGGTCAGAGTAGTGTCCTTGTTGTGGAACTTGAGCAGCGGGACCGCGTGCAGGGGCTGCTCCCCCACACAGACCAAATCACTGCCCACGCCATTGTCGATGATCCGCTGCTTGGTGATGTTGGTAAGCTCCCGGTCCACGGAGAAGACGCCCACGCCCGGAGTGATCACCACCGAGAGCTGTCCGGTGCGATCGAACGTCCTGTCCAAGTAATGCTTCTCGAAGGTGTTGAGGGAGATATTCAGGACCTCCAGGAAGTTGCCCTGAGTGGCCGAGGAATTGGTGGCAGGCGGTATCTTCATGTGCTCCCGCTCATGATACCGCAGCACGGTGGCCTGGTAGGAGGTAAAGAGCTTGCGCAGCTGGCCCAGCACCGTGCACCAGTCGTCGCAGCGTTCGTTCTGGATGGCCACGCGGTAGAAGTCCTCGTAGAAGCGACCCTTGTAGTCCAGCTGCAGGCAGTCGCGCATGTGCTCGGGGAACTCGTCCAGGCTCTTCGCCGCGTAGAAGGTGCGCGAGAAGAGCACAATGGTCACCTCGTGGTTGCAGCTCAGCTTGCGCCACTTTTGGAAGAGCTCTGTGAGGAAGCCATTCACGGCCTTCTCAAAGTACAGATCGCCATGGATGTCAAAGTCCCACATTTCGGAGGACATCTGCAGGAACAGGTACACCATCGATGTGCTACTGCGAAACACGATCTTGGTATCCTCCGTAATGACGCCGCTGGCCACGCGATCGCCCTGTGACCACATCTCATACACCTGGCACCGGATCTGCATGTCGTTGTAGTCGATTTTCTTGTTCACATACACGCAGGTGTCCGTCTGAAGGGAAATTGTGGATAAAGACTGATATCCCTGCTTCGCCCTTCTTATTCCCTTACCAAATAGGTCTTTAGTCGCCACATCTCAGAGCGGCCCATATACTGGTCCTTGAAGGTTATCTCTATGGAGTCCAGGGCCACGTCTGCCGGATCCACTATGCGCATCACCACATTGGTGTAGGGGCGCATCTTGAAGGCGGTGGCGATGCCCGACTCAATGCTGATTACATCCCGGCCGCAGCTGTTGTTGAACTCCGTGATCTGGAGCAGCAGGTGTGTGCCGTTCTCCTCGTCCGGGGCGTAAATTTCCACCACATCGCCCACATTGGCGTTGGGATGGTCCTTCGGGTTCATCAGCAGGTCCGCATCTGTCTCAGGAAAAGACCCATAAGGTTAAATCCCTATGTTTGCGCAATTTCCAGCATGCAACGCGTACAATATTTACCGTAGGATTTGTTGCAGCCACGCGTGTGCGTGTGAAGCTTGTAAAGCTTCATAATTATGTATTTAGTTGCTCAAC
Proteins encoded:
- the Ir62a gene encoding uncharacterized protein Ir62a, which gives rise to MFLRLLLLLLLWGERSSFASENFVQPSHLANFLDRIGRVHRLHAISIVNSLESVTSSYLDELHRQLRDNSSNHFYLLPQMTATDEAATPLRFSRLQDEESLYVVFARDTKDAVIELQARRARGRRYSKTLFMLKSRESPSRVAHFFELLWKLQFRSALVVVAKRKFYQMDPYPSIRVIRMRRLSTYDPHHLFPLPNRRDFRGYRLRLPVQQDVPNTFWYRDRHQSDAWQLDGVGGILVNHLMAHLNVSLELFPLVVNGSQLLNMATLTQLIVQGTVEMSPHLYDTLHPNSQVDYSYPAQVAPRCFMIPLDNDISRSLYVFLPFTLTLWLCLLLTLLLVHFLFVRRVMPDSHLWKILGVPGAGKAGYRKRKPGRAFCGLIIVFGIFILCQSYSTKLTSFLAVTLTRPNAGSLEELFRLPYRILVLPSDADAIVGSLGHGEQFAAKFTFTDLEHFDAKRISLDMKYIYPISRIRWEFFNLQQRFLRKKRFFFSRLCHGTYPFQYQLRVDSHFKDALHRFLLHVQQGGLADRWMETCYRRAHRMGYLKDFSTLAEMEEKLRLRPLALNMLAPAFSLFLCGLLGSGIAFVVEIRQSFWCRQRPPNRHTNRPPAAPGIRGLILMHPK